From Passer domesticus isolate bPasDom1 chromosome 20, bPasDom1.hap1, whole genome shotgun sequence, one genomic window encodes:
- the B3GNTL1 gene encoding UDP-GlcNAc:betaGal beta-1,3-N-acetylglucosaminyltransferase-like protein 1 isoform X5, whose protein sequence is MPTWFCSREWFFHVGRFDEGGKGVPEDLLFFYEHLQKGGGVFRVNHCLLLYRYHPQAATHSVLEGTIWNHRVRFLEDRVLSSWTSFTIWNAGKQGKKLYRSLSPANQKKVTAFCDVDEKKITKGFYTYEESEERPKPKIPVRHFRDAAPPFVVCVKLDMTGGAFETNLAMLNLKEGMDYYHFN, encoded by the exons ATGCCAACCTGGTTCTGCTCTCGAGAATGGTTTTTTCATGTGGGAAGATTTGATGAGGGTGGAAAG GGCGTCCCAGAGGATTTGTTGTTCTTTTATGAACATCTCCAGAAGGGTGGTGGAGTGTTTCGAGTGAACCATTGCCTCCTGCTCTACCGGTACCACCCCCAGGCTGCCACTCACTCTGTCCTAGA GGGAACCATCTGGAATCACCGAGTCAGGTTCCTTGAGGACAGAGTGCTGAGCTCCTGGACATCATTCACCATTTGGAATGCTGGCAAGCAAGGCAAGAAGCTCTACAGAAGCTTGTCACCAGCTAATCAGAAAAAG GTAACTGCATTTTGTGATGttgatgaaaagaaaataacaaaaggATTCTACACCTATGAGGAATCTGAG GAGAgaccaaaacccaaaattcctgtGCGTCACTTCAGGGACGCGGCTCCGCCCTTCGTGGTCTGTGTGAAGCTG GACATGACAGGTGGAGCCTTTGAAACAAACCTGGCCATGCTGAACCTGAAGGAAGGGATGGATTATTATCACTTTAACTAA